A DNA window from Brassica napus cultivar Da-Ae chromosome A4, Da-Ae, whole genome shotgun sequence contains the following coding sequences:
- the LOC106449500 gene encoding uncharacterized acetyltransferase At3g50280-like, with product MADVVVISETIVQPESNEDVSDRVKIHLTPFDLFLLKTEYVQRGLIFPQPDPETNIISHLKSSLSVALKIFYPLAGRLVKKDYEDDETASFYIDCDGSGIRFIHASAATVSVNDVLDPAKAAVPDFWNAFFPANGVKSWEGVSQSLIAFQVTELRDGVFIGYCNNHVVVDGTSMYSFLRTLTEICTTARKTFPPLRLCGWFLDGVDYPIRVPVSEIVSSSSPGEEVVSPDLQKSIFRLTSRNISELKEKVKDEVVGSHDEDLKISSLQAVVAHMWRSIIRNSGLNPEEVIHCKLGMDIRQRLNPPLEKECFGNMVGMALTTTTAGEMLDNGLGWAALQLNKTVRSQTSEVIKRFAENWAKNPKIPNHLVENNSLVVGSSPRFNVFGSDFGWGKPIAIRGGPGISGHGKILVYPGTELGSMEIHTFLWSHVLEKLLADAEFLQHVVRLF from the coding sequence atggcagaTGTAGTAGTGATCTCAGAGACCATTGTTCAACCAGAGAGCAACGAGGATGTATCTGATCGGGTTAAGATCCATCTcactccatttgatctcttCTTGCTTAAAACCGAGTACGTACAAAGAGGTCTTATCTTTCCGCAACCAGACCCGGAAACCAACATAATCTCTCACCTGAAGTCCTCTCTGTCCGTGGCTTTGAAGATATTCTACCCCTTAGCTGGACGTCTAGTCAAGAAGGACTACGAAGATGACGAAACGGCGTCGTTTTACATAGACTGCGATGGTTCagggatcagattcatacatgcTTCGGCAGCAACTGTATCGGTGAATGATGTTTTAGATCCGGCCAAGGCTGCTGTCCCTGATTTCTGGAATGCGTTTTTCCCGGCTAACGGAGTTAAAAGCTGGGAAGGGGTCTCGCAGTCGTTGATTGCGTTCCAAGTAACGGAGCTACGAGACGGAGTTTTCATCGGATATTGTAATAACCATGTGGTTGTAGACGGAACATCAATGTATAGTTTCTTGAGAACATTGACGGAGATTTGCACTACCGCCCGGAAAACGTTTCCTCCTTTGCGTCTATGTGGGTGGTTTCTTGACGGGGTTGACTATCCAATTCGAGTTCCGGTCTCGGAGATTGTATCCTCCTCCTCACCTGGTGAAGAAGTTGTTTCTCCCGATTTGCAGAAGAGCATCTTTCGGCTCACGAGTAGAAACATCTCTGAGCTCAAAGAGAAAGTCAAGGATGAGGTTGTTGGTTCTCATGATGAGGATCTGAAAATCTCTTCGCTTCAAGCCGTTGTGGCGCATATGTGGCGATCAATAATCAGAAACAGTGGTCTCAATCCTGAAGAGGTGATTCATTGCAAGTTAGGAATGGATATCAGACAGAGGCTAAACCCTCCGCTCGAGAAAGAGTGTTTTGGAAACATGGTCGGAATGGCGCTGACCACCACAACCGCCGGAGAAATGCTTGACAACGGACTGGGTTGGGCTGCTTTGCAGCTAAACAAAACTGTGAGGTCGCAAACGAGTGAAGTAATCAAACGTTTTGCTGAGAATTGGGCGAAGAACCCGAAAATACCGAATCATTTGGTGGAGAATAATTCGCTTGTTGTTGGTAGCTCTCCACGGTTCAATGTGTTTGGAAGCGATTTTGGTTGGGGTAAACCGATTGCGATTCGAGGTGGACCGGGAATTTCTGGTCATGGTAAAATCCTTGTTTACCCGGGAACTGAACTAGGAAGCATGGAGATTCATACGTTTTTATGGTCTCACGTTTTGGAGAAATTATTGGCCGATGCAGAGTTCTTACAGCATGTCGTTCGTCTGTTTTAA